From Anaerolineales bacterium, a single genomic window includes:
- a CDS encoding Crp/Fnr family transcriptional regulator, whose product MTNSQELIKALQAIPWFQVMTEEHFEKMVGIAKVCKFEPGQVIFHEGDKEDFLYVVLEGRVAIEISVPGRGRMRILTADAMDEVGWSSVTPVVRQRTAGARAVLPSRLVAFDAAELRRLCDEDHDFGYYVMRRLSNVVAGRLMTTRLQLLDMFANPVEPQEE is encoded by the coding sequence ATGACCAATTCGCAGGAACTGATTAAGGCTCTCCAGGCTATCCCCTGGTTCCAGGTGATGACCGAGGAGCATTTCGAAAAAATGGTCGGCATTGCAAAAGTATGTAAATTTGAGCCTGGCCAGGTGATCTTCCATGAAGGGGATAAGGAGGATTTCCTATATGTCGTATTGGAAGGCCGGGTAGCCATCGAGATCAGTGTGCCAGGTCGCGGGCGGATGCGCATCCTCACCGCAGATGCAATGGATGAAGTAGGCTGGTCGAGCGTGACCCCTGTGGTTCGCCAACGCACTGCCGGGGCACGCGCTGTCCTGCCCAGCCGGCTGGTAGCATTTGATGCCGCTGAGCTGCGCCGGCTGTGTGATGAAGACCATGATTTTGGGTATTATGTGATGCGTCGATTGTCTAATGTGGTTGCCGGTCGTCTGATGACCACCCGCCTCCAGCTGCTGGATATGTTCGCCAACCCTGTCGAACCCCAAGAGGAATAG
- a CDS encoding sulfite reductase subunit A: MAEILVTVGSKTALPKTGLEKLVEKLAAMGYQVIGPQIQDAAIVYKPLKSAQDLPKGYSSQQDNATYRLVYTGHPRYFDATPGAQSLKQFFFPPLTELAKYARDEKGHWQIEEQTRDLTPLALIGVFPCDLAAIQVQDKVFLREEWKDPVYWSRRQSAFILSVNCLHPCGTGFCASMGTGPKTNPGYDLNLTELEDVFIIDIGSEAGRMVMEGMPVLPTSAFWLQAGQKTLDEATLKMGRSLPNPEQLPDLLLNNLDAHQWDDVATRCMSCTSCTQVCPTCFCWDTRDSADLTGQTAQRERLWDSCFNPEYSYIVGGNSRPNTRSRYRQWLTHKFGSWYAQFGTSGCVGCGRCITWCPAKIDVTAELKALREEVQA, encoded by the coding sequence ATGGCAGAAATATTAGTCACTGTAGGCTCGAAAACAGCCTTGCCAAAGACTGGGCTTGAAAAGCTGGTGGAAAAATTAGCTGCGATGGGTTATCAGGTTATCGGACCCCAGATCCAGGACGCTGCCATCGTTTACAAGCCCCTTAAAAGTGCCCAGGATTTACCGAAGGGTTATTCCAGCCAGCAGGATAACGCCACATATCGGCTGGTCTACACCGGGCATCCCCGCTACTTTGACGCTACACCAGGTGCACAATCGCTGAAACAATTTTTCTTCCCACCCCTAACCGAATTAGCCAAATATGCTCGCGATGAAAAAGGACACTGGCAGATCGAAGAACAAACCCGTGATCTGACTCCTCTGGCCTTGATTGGCGTCTTTCCTTGCGACCTGGCCGCCATTCAGGTGCAGGATAAGGTTTTCCTGCGGGAAGAATGGAAAGACCCGGTCTATTGGTCCCGCCGGCAATCTGCATTTATCTTATCTGTGAACTGTCTCCATCCCTGTGGGACAGGTTTCTGCGCATCGATGGGGACCGGTCCGAAAACCAATCCCGGTTATGACCTGAATCTGACTGAGCTTGAAGACGTTTTTATCATAGATATCGGTTCAGAAGCAGGGCGAATGGTCATGGAAGGCATGCCGGTGCTTCCCACCAGCGCCTTCTGGTTGCAGGCTGGTCAGAAAACCCTGGATGAGGCCACCCTAAAAATGGGGCGCAGCCTACCCAACCCAGAGCAGCTACCCGACTTGTTGCTCAATAACCTGGATGCACACCAATGGGATGATGTAGCCACCCGCTGCATGTCGTGCACCAGCTGCACCCAGGTTTGCCCGACCTGTTTCTGCTGGGACACGCGTGATTCAGCTGACCTGACCGGACAGACTGCCCAGCGGGAGAGATTATGGGACTCGTGCTTCAACCCCGAATATTCCTACATTGTAGGAGGCAATTCCCGTCCAAATACCCGCTCGCGCTACCGCCAATGGCTGACTCATAAATTTGGCTCGTGGTATGCTCAATTTGGCACCTCAGGTTGCGTGGGATGTGGGCGCTGTATCACCTGGTGCCCCGCAAAGATTGATGTGACCGCTGAGCTCAAGGCGCTCCGCGAGGAGGTTCAGGCATGA
- a CDS encoding Ni/Fe hydrogenase subunit gamma codes for MINTIGQPHAISPTAPMQPYWAEISEIVHEAPAVSTLWLKFLDPALREGFHFKAGQFNMVSVPGLGEAAISISSDFEDSQRIGHTIRAVGNVTSTISRMNVGDILGIRGPFGSWWPMEDFIGRDVVVAAGGIGLPPIRPVLYYILNHRHDFGKVIVLYGARTPNDLQFTREYKTWENAGIELQVTVDRGDDAWQGRVGVVPILFYNTRLDPRNTVILTCGPEIMIRFVIFEALARRVPSDRIFVSLERNMKCGLGSCGHCQIGPYFVCRDGPVFSFDKLQPYVNVEEF; via the coding sequence ATGATCAATACCATTGGCCAACCCCACGCGATCTCTCCAACTGCCCCCATGCAACCATACTGGGCTGAGATCAGCGAGATAGTTCATGAAGCTCCTGCAGTGTCTACCTTATGGTTGAAGTTCCTCGATCCCGCACTTCGCGAGGGATTTCACTTCAAGGCCGGCCAATTTAATATGGTTTCTGTCCCTGGGTTAGGTGAAGCTGCAATTTCAATCAGCTCGGATTTTGAAGATTCGCAGCGCATCGGTCACACTATCCGTGCTGTGGGCAATGTCACTTCTACGATCAGCCGAATGAATGTGGGAGATATTTTAGGCATACGCGGGCCGTTTGGTAGTTGGTGGCCCATGGAAGATTTCATCGGCCGTGATGTTGTAGTGGCCGCAGGTGGGATTGGCCTGCCTCCCATCCGCCCGGTGTTGTATTATATTCTCAATCACAGGCATGATTTCGGCAAGGTGATCGTGCTCTATGGAGCCCGTACTCCCAACGATCTCCAGTTCACCCGCGAGTACAAGACCTGGGAAAATGCTGGCATCGAGCTCCAAGTGACCGTTGACCGAGGTGATGATGCATGGCAAGGTCGTGTCGGTGTAGTTCCCATCCTGTTCTATAATACTCGCCTCGACCCACGTAATACGGTCATCCTGACTTGCGGCCCCGAGATCATGATCCGCTTCGTCATCTTTGAAGCCCTAGCCCGCCGTGTACCATCCGATCGTATCTTTGTCTCACTCGAACGGAATATGAAGTGCGGTTTGGGTTCCTGCGGCCATTGCCAGATTGGGCCTTACTTTGTGTGCAGAGACGGCCCAGTATTCAGCTTCGATAAGCTGCAGCCTTATGTCAATGTGGAGGAGTTCTAA
- a CDS encoding oxidoreductase: MAKPTVAVYKFSSCDGCQLSLLNLEDELLDLVGVVELAYFLEARRQTLPGPYDIALVEGSVSTPHEAERIQEIRKQCKTLVAIGACATSGGIQALRNTASLDDLALKVYEHPEYLHSLPTSTPIAEHVKVDYELWGCPVNKYQLVEVIQAFLQKRRPNLPSHSICLDCKRKGVVCVMVAYGMPCLGPGTRTGCGVLCPSNGRGCYGCFGPAPHTDLKTVLASMNYVERHPGEVKGLLLNISNNAPAFRQAVDLLPAVPSETTGGKK, encoded by the coding sequence ATGGCAAAACCTACAGTTGCTGTCTATAAATTCTCTTCCTGCGATGGCTGCCAGCTTAGTCTCTTGAATCTCGAAGATGAGCTGCTTGACCTGGTTGGCGTTGTTGAGCTGGCTTATTTCCTGGAAGCCCGCCGCCAGACCCTGCCAGGGCCATACGACATCGCCTTGGTTGAGGGCTCAGTATCCACCCCGCATGAAGCCGAGCGCATCCAGGAGATCCGCAAACAATGCAAAACCCTGGTGGCAATCGGTGCATGCGCCACATCAGGTGGCATCCAGGCTTTGCGTAACACTGCCAGCCTGGATGACCTGGCCCTCAAAGTATATGAACATCCGGAATACCTGCACAGCCTGCCCACCTCCACCCCAATTGCTGAGCATGTCAAGGTCGATTATGAGCTATGGGGTTGTCCTGTAAATAAATATCAGCTGGTCGAAGTGATTCAAGCCTTCCTTCAAAAAAGGCGACCTAATCTTCCCAGTCACAGTATTTGTCTGGACTGCAAACGCAAGGGCGTTGTGTGTGTGATGGTCGCTTATGGCATGCCTTGCCTCGGACCTGGCACCCGCACTGGGTGTGGCGTGCTTTGCCCATCAAATGGCCGTGGTTGTTACGGTTGCTTCGGTCCTGCCCCCCATACCGACCTGAAAACCGTTCTAGCGTCGATGAATTATGTAGAACGCCATCCTGGTGAAGTGAAGGGCTTGCTATTAAACATCAGCAACAACGCACCGGCTTTCCGCCAGGCGGTAGATCTATTACCCGCAGTACCTTCCGAGACGACAGGAGGCAAAAAATGA